The following are from one region of the Leptospiraceae bacterium genome:
- the argH gene encoding argininosuccinate lyase — protein sequence MERIGESVSFDKRLYKQDIVGSIAHAKNLLKIGILTREEFDSIVTGLMQIKTEIELGQFHYTTELEDIHMHIEYRLTHLIGQAGKKLHTGRSRNDQVAQDVRLFIRDETEEILVSLLHLLDVILNKAKDNQELVMPGYTHLQVAQPIRTSHYLLAYFWAFERDFKQLQHTLEVNDFLVLGSGALAGVNYNTDRELMRGELELPAMSENSIDAVSQRDHILNFLFAASLILVHASRLCEEIIIYSSVEFGFISLPDSLTTGSSIMPQKKNPDIAELIRGKSARVIANLNHMLILLKGLPLAYNRDLQEDKISLFDSVDQVKISIEGITEMIREMKFFPEKMQASLNRGFATATDLADYLVNDKKIPFREAHEHVGKLVSLCVQRNRTLADIDESDRASISEHFVGDSYFEAISLVKSTEKKNVYGGTASNRQKEQIKKAENSLAHLRQSLQAEK from the coding sequence ATGGAAAGAATTGGCGAATCGGTTAGTTTTGACAAACGGTTGTATAAACAAGACATCGTGGGAAGCATTGCACACGCAAAGAATTTATTAAAAATAGGCATTCTTACCAGAGAAGAATTTGATAGCATTGTCACAGGACTCATGCAAATCAAAACAGAAATTGAACTCGGACAATTCCATTATACAACAGAGCTAGAAGATATTCATATGCATATCGAATACCGCCTAACGCATTTAATTGGGCAGGCGGGAAAGAAATTACACACAGGTCGCTCTAGAAACGACCAGGTCGCGCAAGACGTTAGACTTTTTATCCGAGACGAAACAGAAGAAATCCTGGTCTCTCTTTTGCACCTACTTGACGTTATCCTGAATAAAGCCAAAGACAATCAGGAACTAGTGATGCCGGGTTACACTCATTTACAAGTAGCACAACCAATCCGAACCTCTCATTACCTACTCGCCTACTTCTGGGCGTTTGAAAGAGACTTTAAACAATTACAGCATACATTAGAAGTAAATGATTTTCTGGTTTTAGGCTCGGGTGCTCTTGCCGGCGTAAATTACAATACGGATAGAGAGCTTATGCGCGGTGAATTAGAATTACCCGCTATGAGTGAGAATTCAATCGATGCAGTTTCGCAAAGAGATCATATTCTAAACTTTTTATTTGCAGCTTCTCTTATACTCGTCCATGCTTCTAGACTCTGTGAAGAAATTATCATCTACTCTTCCGTCGAGTTTGGATTTATTTCTCTTCCTGATTCTCTCACAACAGGCTCTTCGATTATGCCACAGAAAAAAAATCCAGATATAGCAGAGCTAATCCGTGGAAAGTCTGCAAGAGTGATTGCTAACTTGAATCATATGTTGATTTTACTCAAAGGTCTTCCGCTCGCCTACAATCGGGATTTACAAGAAGATAAGATTTCTCTTTTTGATTCTGTTGACCAGGTAAAAATTTCTATCGAGGGGATAACAGAGATGATCCGCGAAATGAAATTTTTCCCTGAAAAAATGCAAGCTTCGTTAAATCGTGGTTTTGCGACAGCGACAGACCTGGCAGACTATTTAGTGAATGACAAAAAAATTCCATTCCGCGAAGCACATGAGCATGTAGGTAAACTTGTCTCTCTTTGTGTCCAAAGAAATAGAACTCTAGCAGACATCGATGAATCGGACAGAGCCTCTATCAGCGAGCATTTCGTAGGAGATAGCTATTTTGAAGCAATTTCCCTTGTCAAATCCACGGAAAAAAAGAATGTCTACGGCGGAACTGCCTCAAACAGGCAAAAAGAGCAGATCAAAAAGGCAGAAAATTCGCTTGCACACTTACGCCAAAGTTTACAGGCTGAAAAATAA
- a CDS encoding alkylphosphonate utilization protein, whose protein sequence is MNLPHCPKCKSNLTYEDGDMLNCPECFHEWAKAEQSEMAIEDEGVRDAYGNLLVNGDSITIIKDLKLKGSSSTLKSGTKIKNIRLIEGDHNIDCKIDGIGGLQLKSEFVKKVTP, encoded by the coding sequence ATGAATCTACCTCATTGCCCCAAATGCAAATCAAACCTAACCTATGAAGATGGAGATATGCTCAATTGTCCTGAATGTTTTCATGAATGGGCAAAAGCGGAACAATCAGAAATGGCAATCGAAGACGAAGGAGTGCGAGATGCTTACGGCAATCTACTAGTAAACGGTGACAGTATCACAATCATCAAAGACTTAAAATTAAAAGGCTCTTCTTCTACATTAAAATCCGGCACAAAAATAAAAAACATCCGTCTAATTGAAGGAGATCATAATATCGACTGCAAGATAGACGGCATCGGCGGCTTACAACTAAAATCCGAATTCGTAAAAAAAGTAACCCCCTGA